From the Actinomycetota bacterium genome, one window contains:
- a CDS encoding DUF3786 domain-containing protein: MLAGEIEAWKKLEQLNPFEVAERAGVEYWDEEDVFVVQVFGEPYIVNAGEREIRPIGPPHHFHAHDSTHFGLLVPLYLVSCADVEPNGKLVAPQALPHGAAFFKGPHELPGEVIAHHFGSNPGHMLESAAELGGVPADHGDAAVTLPAFPRLPVTIILWVGDLEFPARAQLLLDETAVRHFQLDALWALILMTSEALIQVAGPHH, translated from the coding sequence ATGCTTGCCGGAGAGATAGAAGCCTGGAAGAAGCTCGAGCAGCTCAACCCCTTTGAGGTGGCCGAGCGCGCCGGCGTTGAATACTGGGATGAGGAAGATGTCTTTGTCGTCCAGGTCTTTGGCGAGCCCTACATCGTCAACGCCGGCGAGCGGGAGATCCGTCCGATAGGTCCGCCGCACCACTTCCACGCTCACGATTCCACGCACTTCGGACTGCTGGTGCCGCTCTACCTGGTCTCGTGCGCGGACGTCGAGCCTAACGGGAAGCTGGTGGCGCCCCAGGCCCTGCCCCACGGGGCCGCTTTCTTCAAGGGGCCGCACGAACTGCCCGGCGAGGTCATCGCGCACCACTTCGGATCCAATCCAGGGCATATGCTCGAGTCGGCGGCCGAGCTCGGAGGCGTGCCCGCCGACCACGGCGACGCCGCCGTTACCCTGCCTGCATTTCCGCGGCTGCCAGTGACCATCATCCTCTGGGTCGGCGATCTCGAGTTCCCCGCCCGCGCCCAGCTGCTGCTCGACGAGACCGCGGTCAGGCACTTCCAGCTGGATGCCCTCTGGGCGCTGATCCTGATGACCTCGGAAGCGCTCATCCAGGTCGCCGGACCGCACCACTAG
- a CDS encoding class II SORL domain-containing protein, protein MSPHPSSVIQKAKDPANMSDAEKKHVPVIDIEGTPKAGEPFEVTVWVGKELAHPSEAGHHIEFIDLYLDNSFIARCDLTWGFTYPKACFTIMLDNPGTLKAYERCNIHGDWAYSVDVSV, encoded by the coding sequence ATGTCACCGCACCCTTCCAGCGTGATTCAGAAAGCCAAGGACCCTGCCAATATGAGCGACGCGGAAAAGAAGCATGTTCCTGTTATCGATATCGAGGGAACGCCCAAGGCAGGCGAGCCGTTCGAGGTCACGGTATGGGTGGGCAAGGAGTTGGCCCATCCCAGCGAGGCCGGGCATCACATCGAGTTCATCGACCTCTACCTGGACAACAGCTTTATCGCAAGGTGTGACCTGACCTGGGGGTTCACGTATCCCAAGGCATGTTTCACGATCATGCTGGATAATCCCGGAACGCTCAAGGCTTACGAGCGCTGCAACATCCATGGCGACTGGGCTTACAGCGTCGACGTTTCGGTCTGA
- a CDS encoding glycosyltransferase family 39 protein yields MVLEHGRLPETITAVWERHWKLIVLAAFTVVAFTVYAATLGNPLVCDDYYWLALDRYHLFGAHELGRISALKWPFYADSPYYMRPLLLALWMVFTDFFGTASWPMHVLNVALQAGIAWLLFWFLTRLRVSKTASLIGALLFLLSPIAPEAVSWSSGNSDLVSFFFILLSLGMYAGFLGSGDRRQYVVSLAAMAAGLLSKETAFMLVLCIPALEILFAGRLRPRENLEAVTAGKRLKQFLARFVPFLGIFVVYMLFRALLIGLNFFVSSSPNKIIGSYFSARVLFAPLDSHEFDLRFITYMRVYTLVLLLASIAVMALRWRRISSIKKRVWAFLVFMFFAFLLPPGSFIAEGLDNDMWLSHFLYLPTAFLLAVIVFGLVECGSKKRAWMIISCAACLVLVPIYFRGVQVNNYHWDQASVAEDRILERIPGLLPDLPENATVYLRMREATRNSRVYWCQPMLEPAVRIKLGRFDLRVQQSAPDDPDAPDFSSTDDGYLIYYDENGDQLSLVHGPRA; encoded by the coding sequence ATGGTGCTGGAGCATGGTCGTCTACCGGAAACTATTACAGCTGTCTGGGAGCGGCACTGGAAGCTCATCGTATTGGCGGCATTCACCGTCGTGGCGTTTACGGTATACGCTGCGACTCTGGGCAACCCGTTGGTTTGCGATGATTACTACTGGCTGGCGCTAGACAGATACCATCTTTTCGGGGCGCATGAACTTGGCAGGATTTCCGCGTTAAAATGGCCGTTCTACGCCGATTCCCCTTACTATATGAGGCCCTTGCTGCTGGCCCTTTGGATGGTGTTCACCGACTTTTTCGGCACGGCTTCGTGGCCGATGCACGTTTTGAATGTAGCCCTCCAGGCGGGAATTGCCTGGCTTCTTTTCTGGTTTTTGACCCGGCTCCGGGTGTCAAAAACCGCATCTCTTATCGGCGCACTCCTGTTCCTGCTATCTCCGATAGCTCCGGAGGCGGTATCCTGGTCGTCTGGAAATTCCGACCTCGTAAGCTTTTTCTTCATCCTTCTGAGCCTGGGCATGTATGCTGGTTTCCTGGGATCGGGTGACCGCCGCCAATATGTTGTCTCGCTCGCAGCCATGGCCGCTGGGCTGCTGAGCAAGGAAACAGCCTTTATGCTTGTGCTATGCATTCCCGCCCTGGAGATACTGTTCGCGGGCAGGTTGAGGCCCAGGGAAAATCTCGAAGCTGTTACGGCAGGAAAGAGGTTGAAACAGTTTCTGGCAAGGTTTGTGCCCTTTCTGGGAATTTTCGTTGTTTACATGCTGTTTCGAGCCCTGCTCATCGGTTTGAATTTTTTCGTATCATCCAGCCCGAATAAGATAATTGGTTCGTACTTTTCTGCCAGAGTGCTGTTCGCTCCACTTGACTCGCATGAGTTCGACCTCCGATTTATAACTTATATGCGTGTCTACACGCTGGTCCTTCTGCTAGCCTCGATCGCGGTTATGGCATTGAGATGGCGGAGAATTTCTTCCATCAAGAAGAGAGTCTGGGCTTTTCTGGTGTTTATGTTCTTCGCTTTCCTTCTGCCGCCAGGCTCATTCATCGCAGAGGGGCTCGACAATGACATGTGGTTGTCACACTTTTTATACCTGCCAACAGCTTTTTTGTTAGCCGTGATTGTCTTCGGCCTGGTTGAATGCGGGTCGAAGAAACGAGCGTGGATGATTATTTCTTGCGCGGCTTGCCTGGTCCTGGTTCCCATTTATTTTCGCGGGGTTCAGGTCAACAATTATCATTGGGACCAAGCCTCCGTTGCCGAGGACAGGATTCTGGAAAGGATACCCGGGCTTTTACCGGATCTGCCCGAAAACGCAACCGTATACCTGAGGATGAGGGAGGCCACTCGGAATTCGCGCGTTTACTGGTGTCAGCCTATGTTGGAACCGGCAGTGCGGATAAAGCTAGGCAGGTTCGACCTCAGGGTTCAGCAGAGCGCGCCTGACGACCCGGATGCTCCGGATTTTTCTTCCACTGATGACGGCTATTTGATCTATTACGACGAAAACGGCGATCAACTGTCACTGGTCCACGGTCCCAGGGCCTAG
- a CDS encoding metallophosphoesterase family protein → MTPSPATPSFAPGGRAALIKGLRVLFTLVTIAATVIAAYFALILSSSTEVAIGPVRVEFSLKPALHGKSIVDLPPAGSIEADTHTAPAVVNYSLKEISVADVGELTDPGSPSRQALDNWRDPVGAGVRSLILRVALVTVLVGAAVAGLLQRRWRWALAGAALGLFTAVAVGGMAYTSYDTSAFSEPRYEGGLTYAPEILDFSQQTLANLNSYEDRVPEIADSLYRTVSALHQIPQAPPEADTIRVLHVSDMHSSAAGADLTKSAVKLYNADFVIDTGDLTDLGTSFEMGYPATYLPLPVPYFWIGGNHDTPLVTRTMRETPGVTVLGDEFKTAGDMVIGGFPDPAALSITPEPSSDVIQAKEAARIAGLVDAQKPRPFMVAVHDPKQAVLLAGKVSVVVDGHTHRQGITVDKGTVFLDAGSTGGGGFRSFNHDAETPNTLQVLYIRKDSLKLVAVDSISISGFSQEFSVTRRVFGPDEGMVKETQLQQAVSAGSG, encoded by the coding sequence ATGACGCCTTCACCGGCGACTCCGAGTTTCGCGCCCGGCGGGCGTGCGGCGCTCATCAAGGGCCTGCGCGTACTCTTTACACTGGTCACGATCGCGGCGACCGTCATAGCCGCGTATTTCGCGCTTATCCTGTCCTCTTCGACCGAAGTCGCCATCGGGCCGGTGCGCGTCGAATTTTCGCTCAAGCCTGCCCTTCACGGAAAATCGATCGTCGATCTGCCGCCGGCGGGTTCCATCGAGGCCGACACCCATACCGCTCCCGCGGTCGTTAACTACTCGCTCAAGGAGATCTCAGTTGCCGACGTCGGCGAGCTCACCGATCCCGGTTCCCCCTCCCGGCAGGCTCTGGATAACTGGCGTGACCCGGTGGGCGCCGGCGTGCGCTCGCTGATCCTCAGGGTCGCCCTGGTGACGGTGCTTGTCGGGGCCGCGGTCGCCGGACTGTTGCAGCGCCGCTGGCGATGGGCTCTGGCTGGAGCCGCCCTGGGCCTGTTCACGGCTGTGGCCGTGGGAGGTATGGCCTATACCAGCTATGACACCAGCGCCTTCAGCGAGCCCAGGTACGAGGGCGGTCTGACGTATGCGCCGGAGATCCTCGATTTCTCGCAACAGACCCTGGCGAACCTCAACTCCTATGAGGACCGGGTTCCCGAGATCGCCGACAGCCTTTACCGGACCGTCAGCGCTCTGCATCAGATACCGCAGGCGCCGCCGGAAGCAGACACGATAAGGGTACTGCACGTGTCTGACATGCACTCGAGCGCTGCCGGCGCCGATCTGACAAAATCTGCGGTCAAGCTCTACAATGCAGATTTTGTCATCGATACCGGCGATCTCACCGATCTGGGGACATCTTTTGAAATGGGCTATCCCGCGACTTATCTGCCGCTACCAGTGCCATATTTCTGGATTGGTGGCAACCACGACACGCCGCTGGTGACGAGGACCATGCGGGAAACGCCGGGGGTCACTGTCCTGGGCGATGAATTCAAGACAGCCGGCGATATGGTCATCGGCGGTTTTCCCGATCCCGCGGCCCTGAGCATCACCCCGGAACCCTCTAGCGATGTCATCCAGGCCAAGGAGGCGGCGAGGATTGCCGGGCTGGTCGACGCCCAAAAGCCGCGGCCTTTCATGGTCGCGGTCCACGATCCCAAGCAGGCCGTCTTGCTCGCCGGAAAGGTATCGGTGGTGGTCGACGGTCATACGCACCGGCAGGGGATCACAGTCGATAAAGGCACGGTCTTTCTCGATGCCGGATCGACCGGCGGCGGCGGCTTTCGCAGCTTCAATCACGACGCCGAGACCCCCAATACGCTGCAGGTGCTCTACATCAGGAAGGATTCACTGAAGCTGGTCGCCGTGGACTCGATCTCGATCTCGGGCTTCAGCCAGGAATTCTCGGTTACCAGGCGGGTGTTCGGACCGGATGAGGGCATGGTCAAGGAGACACAGCTCCAGCAGGCGGTTTCGGCAGGGTCTGGATAG